Genomic DNA from Acidobacteriota bacterium:
CCGTCCAGGAAGAGGCTCACCTCGCCCTTGGCCCCGTCCCGCCGCAGGAAGACCAGGCCGTCCTCCTCGCCGTTCGGGAAGACCCGTTCCAGGTCCGCCCAAGGCAATTCCATCCTGCGGCGGAGAAGGCGCTTCAGGGCGACGCCCCTCTCCGTGACGATCACGCGGTCCAGGAACGAGGCCGCGGCGAGGTATACCTGAAAGGCCGTGACGGCAAGGACGATGCCCCCGAGGACCCAAGGCTCCCACGCGGGCCTCTCTTCGAAGGCGCCCGTGGAGACGGCGCCGTACAGGACGCCCGCGAAGAGCGCGGTGGTGAGAAGGAACGTGAGGCGGTATCGGCCCGTGTAGGCGAGGCTCCACCCGGGCCCGTCCGCGCAAGGCTCGGCTTCGTCGCGGCGGCCCGCGAGAACCCACTTTCGCCAAAGAGCCAGGCCTGCCTGCTCCGCTCCCGGAAGGAACATGGCCCCTCCAGCGGAAGGGGGCGCGGGATCCCCCGCGCCCCCTGCACGTTACGCCGCGGCGGCTCCGATCCGCCGGGGTTCGCCCACCTACTTGCCGAGGAGTCCGTTCTTGAGTTCCTCGTTGGGAGGGTTCTGGCCCAGCCAGATGGAGAAGAGCGCATCGGCGAAGTCCTTGCCCTCGATGACGCCCATTTCCTTTCCCTTGATCTCGACCTTCGTGCCCGCGCCGGGGACGTAGGTGAGGACGGCCCGGTCGCCCGTCTTCATGTCGGACCAGAAGCCGTTGAACTGGTCGATGCGCGACTTGAGGGCGGCGGCCTTGTCGCCGGAGTTCTTCGTGAAGCCCTCGTTCCACCCCTCCAGCAGCTTGTCCTTGCCGACCTCCTTGTAGAGGAAGTGCATGACGAGCTGCTTGGGGGCGTCGGCCGCCACGATCTTGGCCGGATCCGTGGACTTCTCCGCCACGTAGAGGCCCGCCACGTAGACCTTCACGTGGATGAAGGCCACCTTCTTGATCCTCACGCCCATGCCGTTGAGGTGGAGCGTCGCGCCCCCGGCGCTCACCGTGTTCGGCAGGCTCACCCCCTCCAGTTCGGCGGCCACCGCCGCCAGACCCAACGCCGCCACCGCCAGAAGCACCAGCACCCACTTCCTCATGGCTACCTCCTTGTCCGATGCGTCCACTCTAGCCCCCGCCGCCCCCCGGGGCAAGCCGGGTCAATACAGCGAAGTGATCCCGCGCTCCTCGGGCTCGTACAGCACCCGGTAGAACTCGCTCGCGAAGCGGTCCGTCATCCCCGCGAGGAAATCCACCACCACGCCGTAGCGGGCGACGGGATCCCGGGCCTCCTCCACGCGGGCGCGGGTGGCCAGGGGAAGGAGGCGGATGGAGACGGAACCCGGTTCCAACAGGTCGCGCGTCAGGCTCTCGAACAGCCGCTCGATGATGGAGGCCGCCTTGGCCGACATGCGCTCCACCACCGGGTGGGTGTACACCCGTGAGAAGAGCATCTCCCGCATGGCCCGCACGGCGGACGCCATGGAGGGAGAGAAGTCCACGGCCGGCTCCCCGCTCCGGAGGACCTCCTCGGGATTCTTGAGCAGGGAAAGGCGCGGGGAGGAGGAGGCGATCACGTCCCCGATGAGCAGGTCGATCATGTTCCGGACGAGGAGGCGGGCCCACAGGATGGAGTCCTTCTCCCAATCCGGCGCGCCCTCGTGGGCCCGGCCCCAGGCCGCCATGAGGAGCGGGTTGTTCAGATCCCGAAGCTCCTCCACCTTGAGGAACCTCACGCGCAGGGCGTCCTCGAGGTCGTGGGTCACCCACGCGATCTGGTCGGCGATGTTGACGATCTGGGCCTCGACGGAACAGCCGGCCGCATCGAGGTACTCGCGTCGGACGCGACCCGCTTCCTCCGGCTCGCTCGCCTCCAGGGGGTACGGGAGCGCCGGCGCGTCGTAGGCCGTGTGGTGCTTGAGGACGGCGTGGAGGGCGGGACGGCTGAGGTTCAGCCCCGGGAACTCGGCGTACCTCCTCTCGAGGCGGCTCACGATGCGGTAGGACTGGAAGTTCTGTTCGAAGGCCTTGCGCCCGGTCGGGCGGGCCAGCCCGAGCCTCCGGTCCAGGAGGTCGGCGTAGAGCGCGTCCAGGGCGTCCTCGCCCCGATGGCCGAAGGGCGGA
This window encodes:
- a CDS encoding chalcone isomerase family protein; this encodes MRKWVLVLLAVAALGLAAVAAELEGVSLPNTVSAGGATLHLNGMGVRIKKVAFIHVKVYVAGLYVAEKSTDPAKIVAADAPKQLVMHFLYKEVGKDKLLEGWNEGFTKNSGDKAAALKSRIDQFNGFWSDMKTGDRAVLTYVPGAGTKVEIKGKEMGVIEGKDFADALFSIWLGQNPPNEELKNGLLGK
- the dgt gene encoding dGTP triphosphohydrolase, which gives rise to MGGHPDRCSPVCAARNALLAPWAVACSAGVSHEFPHRHPGNRTYFQQDRDRLLHSEAFRRLGYKTQVFVVHEGDFYRTRLTHTLEVSQVARGLACALQANEDLCETVAYAHDLGHPPFGHRGEDALDALYADLLDRRLGLARPTGRKAFEQNFQSYRIVSRLERRYAEFPGLNLSRPALHAVLKHHTAYDAPALPYPLEASEPEEAGRVRREYLDAAGCSVEAQIVNIADQIAWVTHDLEDALRVRFLKVEELRDLNNPLLMAAWGRAHEGAPDWEKDSILWARLLVRNMIDLLIGDVIASSSPRLSLLKNPEEVLRSGEPAVDFSPSMASAVRAMREMLFSRVYTHPVVERMSAKAASIIERLFESLTRDLLEPGSVSIRLLPLATRARVEEARDPVARYGVVVDFLAGMTDRFASEFYRVLYEPEERGITSLY